One Myotis daubentonii chromosome 12, mMyoDau2.1, whole genome shotgun sequence genomic region harbors:
- the PXDN gene encoding peroxidasin homolog isoform X1: MAVRPARPCLLALLLCGVLAAEAQRPGAGCPSRCLCFRSTVRCMHLLLEAVPAVAPQTSILDLRFNRIREIPPGAFRRLRNLNTLLLNNNQIKSIPAGAFEDLENLKYLYLYKNEIQAIDRQAFQGLSSLEQLYLHFNQIETLDPESFQHLPKLERLFLHNNRIAHLVPGTFNHLESMKRLRLDSNALHCDCEILWLADLLKAYARSGNAQAAATCEYPRRIQGRSVATITPEELDCERPRITSEPQDADVTLGNTVFFTCRAEGNPKPEIIWLRNNNELSMKADSRLNLLDDGTLMIQNTRETDQGVYQCMAKNAAGEAKTQEVTLRYFGSPARPTFVIQPQNTEVLVGESVTLECSATGHPLPRIAWTRGDRSPLPSDPRVSITPSGGLYIQNAAQEDSGEYTCFASNSLDSIHATAFIIVQALPQFTVTPQDRAVIEGQTVDFQCEAKGYPQPVIAWTKGGSQLSVDRRHLVLSSGTLRISAVALHDQGQYECQAVNIIGSQRVVAQLTVQPRVTPVFSSVPSDQTAEVGSNVQLPCSSQGEPEPTITWNKDGVQVTESGKFHISPEGFLTIHDVGSADAGRYECVARNTIGQASVSMVLSVSVPDVSRNGDPFVATSIVEAIATVDRAINSTRTHLFDSRPRSPNDLLALFRYPRDPYTVEQARAGEIFERTLQLIQEHVQGGLMVDLNGTSYHYNDLVSPQYLSLIANLSGCTAHRRVNNCSDMCFHQKYRTHDGTCNNLQHPMWGASLTAFERLLKSVYENGFNTPRGVTPGRLYHGHALPMPRLVSTTLIGTEAITPDAQFTHMLMQWGQFLDHDLDSTVVALSQARFSDGQHCSSACSNDPPCFSLAIPPNDPRVRNGARCMFFVRSSPVCGSGMTSLLMNSVYPREQINQLTSYIDASNVYGSSEHEARAVRDLASQRGLLRQGIVQRSGKPLLPFAAGPPTECMRDESESPIPCFLAGDHRANEQLGLTSMHTLWFREHNRVAAELLALNPHWDGDTLYHEARKIVGAQMQHITYQHWLPKVLGEVGMKMLGEYRGYDPGVNAGIFNAFATAAFRFGHTLVNPLLYRLDEAFRPIAQGHLPLHKAFFSPFRVVNEGGIDPLLRGLFGVAGKMRVPSQLLNTELTERLFSMAHTVALDLAAINIQRGRDHGIPPYHDFRVYCNLSAAHAFEDLKNEIQDPAVREKLRRLYGSPLNIDLFPALMVEDLVPGSRLGPTLMCLLSTQFQRLRDGDRLWYENPGVFSPAQLTQIKQTSLARILCDNSDNITRVQRDVFRVAEYPHGYSSCDDIPRVDLRVWQDCCEDCRTRGQFSAFSYHFRGRRSLDFSYREGEPPMEAGKTPSVGKPGQRPRNATAASPEHPQALGPSDFRDLVLEMQQTITDLRTQIKKLESRLSTAECTDVDGEPHADGARWKRDVCTVCECRDGQITCFVEACQPAGCPAPVRIDGACCPVCLREPPGAQP; this comes from the exons GGACCTTCGCTTCAACCGAATCCGAGAGATCCCGCCCGGAGCCTTCAGGAGGCTGAGAAACCTGAACACCTT GCTCCTCAACAACAATCAGATCAAGAGCATCCCGGCCGGCGCCTTCGAGGACCTGGAGAACCTGAAGTATCT CTATCTGTACAAGAATGAGATCCAGGCGATTGACAGGCAAGCCTTTCAGGGACTTTCCTCCCTAGAACAACT ATACCTGCACTTCAACCAGATAGAAACCCTGGACCCCGAGTCCTTTCAGCACCTGCCCAAGCTGGAGAGGCT GTTTTTACACAACAACCGGATTGCGCATTTGGTCCCGGGGACATTTAACCACTTGGAATCCATGAAAAGACT GCGGCTGGACTCGAACGCGCTGCACTGCGACTGTGAGATCCTGTGGCTGGCGGACCTGCTGAAGGCCTACGCCCGGTCGGGGAACGCGCAGGCAGCGGCCACCTGCGAGTACCCCAGGCGCATCCAGGGCCGGTCGGTGGCCACCATCACCCCCGAAGAGCTGGACTGTG AAAGGCCCCGGATCACGTCGGAGCCCCAGGACGCGGACGTCACCTTGGGGAACACCGTGTTCTTCACCTGCAGGGCCGAGGGCAACCCCAAGCCCGAGATCATCTGGCTGCGGAACAA CAACGAGCTGAGCATGAAGGCGGATTCCCGCCTGAACCTGCTGGACGACGGGACGCTGATGATCCAGAACACGCGGGAGACGGACCAGGGCGTGTACCAGTGCATGGCCAAGAACGCGGCCGGCGAGGCCAAGACGCAGGAGGTGACCCTCAGGTACTTTGGGTCTCCAG CTCGACCCACTTTTGTAATCCAGCCGCAGAACACGGAGGTGCTGGTCGGGGAGAGCGTCACGCTGGAGTGCAGCGCCACGGGCCACCCGCTGCCCAGGATCGCCTGGACCCGCGGGGACCGCTCGCCCCTGCCCAGCGACCCCCGCGTGAGCATCACGCCCTCGGGCGGCCTCTACATCCAGAACGCGGCGCAGGAGGACAGCGGGGAGTACACCTGCTTCGCGTCCAACAGCCTGGACAGCATCCACGCCACGGCCTTCATCATCGTCCAGG CTCTCCCTCAGTTCACCGTGACCCCGCAGGACAGAGCTGTGATCGAGGGTCAGACCGTGGATTTCCAGTGCGAGGCCAAGGGATACCCGCAGCCCGTCATCGCCTGGACGAAAGGAG GGAGCCAGCTGTCTGTGGACCGGCGGCACCTGGTGCTGTCGTCGGGGACGCTCCGCATCTCGGCCGTCGCCCTCCACGACCAGGGCCAGTACGAGTGCCAGGCCGTCAACATCATCGGCTCCCAGAGGGTCGTGGCCCAGCTGACCGTGCAGCCCCGAG TCACCCCGGTGTTCAGCAGCGTCCCCAGCGACCAGACGGCGGAGGTGGGCTCCAACGTGCAGCTGCCGTGCAGCTCGCAGGGTGAGCCCGAGCCCACCATCACCTGGAACAAG GATGGGGTCCAGGTGACAGAAAGCGGCAAGTTTCACATCAGCCCTGAGGGGTTCCTGACCATCCACGACGTGGGGTCCGCGGACGCCGGCCGCTACGAGTGTGTGGCGCGGAACACCATCGGGCAGGCCTCGGTCAGCATGGTGCTCAGCGTGAGCG TGCCTGACGTCAGCCGAAACGGGGACCCGTTCGTGGCCACATCCATCGTGGAGGCGATCGCAACGGTCGACAGGGCCATAAACTCCACGCGGACACACCTGTTTGACAG CCGCCCACGCTCCCCTAACGACCTGCTCGCCCTGTTCCGCTACCCGAGGGACCCCTACACCGTGGAGCAGGCGCGCGCCGGCGAGATATTCGAGCGGACGCTGCAGCTGATCCAGGAGCACGTGCAGGGCGGCCTCATGGTCGACCTCAACGGAACCA GCTACCACTACAACGACCTGGTGTCCCCGCAGTACCTGAGCCTCATCGCCAACCTGTCGGGCTGCACGGCGCACCGACGCGTGAACAACTGCTCGGACATGTGCTTCCACCAGAAGTACCGCACGCACGACGGCACCTGCAACAACCTGCAGCACCCGATGTGGGGCGCCTCGCTGACGGCCTTCGAGCGCCTGCTCAAGTCCGTGTACGAGAACGGCTTCAACACGCCGCGCGGCGTGACGCCGGGGCGGCTCTACCACGGGCACGCGCTCCCCATGCCGCGCCTGGTGTCCACCACGCTCATCGGCACGGAGGCCATCACGCCGGACGCGCAGTTCACGCACATGCTCATGCAGTGGGGCCAGTTCCTGGACCACGACCTGGACTCCACGGTGGTGGCGCTGAGCCAGGCGCGCTTCTCGGACGGGCAGCACTGCAGCTCCGCCTGCAGCAACGACCCGCCCTGCTTCTCGCTCGCCATCCCGCCCAACGACCCGCGCGTGCGCAACGGCGCGCGCTGCATGTTCTTCGTGCGCTCCAGCCCCGTGTGCGGCAGCGGCATGACCTCGCTGCTCATGAACTCCGTGTACCCGCGCGAGCAGATCAACCAGCTCACCTCCTACATCGACGCCTCCAACGTCTACGGGAGCTCGGAGCACGAGGCGCGCGCCGTGCGCGACCTGGCCAGCCAGCGCGGGCTGCTGCGCCAGGGCATCGTGCAGCGCTCGGGGAAGCCGCTGCTGCCCTTCGCCGCGGGGCCGCCCACCGAGTGCATGCGGGACGAGAGCGAGAGCCCCATCCCCTGCTTCCTGGCCGGCGACCACCGCGCCAACGAGCAGCTGGGCCTCACCAGCATGCACACGCTCTGGTTCCGCGAGCACAACCGCGTGGCCGCCGAGCTGCTGGCGCTGAACCCGCACTGGGACGGCGACACGCTGTACCACGAGGCCCGCAAGATCGTGGGCGCGCAGATGCAGCACATCACCTACCAGCACTGGCTGCCCAAGGTGCTGGGCGAGGTGGGCATGAAGATGCTGGGCGAGTACCGCGGCTACGACCCCGGCGTCAACGCGGGCATCTTCAACGCCTTCGCCACGGCCGCCTTCCGCTTCGGCCACACGCTGGTCAACCCGCTGCTCTACCGGCTGGACGAGGCCTTCCGGCCCATCGCGCAGGGCCACCTGCCCCTGCACAAGGCCTTTTTCTCGCCCTTCCGCGTCGTCAACGAGGGCGGCATCGACCCGCTGCTGCGCGGCCTGTTCGGCGTGGCGGGCAAGATGCGGGTGCCCTCGCAGCTGCTGAACACGGAGCTCACCGAGCGCCTCTTCTCCATGGCGCACACGGTGGCGCTGGACCTGGCGGCCATCAACATCCAGCGCGGCCGCGACCACGGCATCCCGCCCTACCACGACTTCCGCGTCTACTGCAACCTGTCGGCCGCGCACGCCTTCGAGGACCTCAAGAACGAGATCCAGGACCCCGCCGTCCGCGAGAAGCTGCGCCG GTTGTACGGGTCCCCCCTCAACATCGACCTGTTCCCGGCCCTCATGGTGGAGGACCTGGTGCCCGGCAGCCGCCTGGGGCCCACGCTCATGTGCCTGCTCAGCACGCAGTTCCAGCGCCTGCGGGACGGGGACAG GCTGTGGTACGAGAACCCTGGGGTGTTCTCGCCGGCCCAGCTGACGCAGATCAAGCAGACGTCGCTGGCCAGGATCCTGTGCGACAACTCCGACAACATCACGCGTGTGCAGAGGGACGTGTTCCGGGTGGCGGAGTACCCCCACGGCTACAGCAGCTGCGACGACATCCCCAGGGTGGACCTGCGGGTCTGGCAGGACTGCTGTGAAG actGCAGGACCCGGGGCCAGTTCAGCGCCTTCTCCTACCATTTCCGAGGCCGGCGGTCCCTTGACTTCAGTTACCGGGAGGGCGAGCCCCCCATGGAAGCAGGGAAGACACCGAG CGTCGGGAAGCCCGGCCAGCGCCCCAGGAACGCCACGGCCGCCTCCCCGGAgcacccccaggccctggggcccagCGACTTCCGGGACTTGGTGCTGGAGATGCAGCAGACCATCACGGACCTCCGGACACAG ataaagaaactgGAGTCTCGGCTCAGCACGGCCGAGTGCACCGACGTGGATGGCGAGCCCCACGCGGATGGCGCTCGGTGGAAGCGAGACGTGTGCACCGTCTGTGAATGCCGC GACGGGCAGATCACCTGCTTCGTGGAAGCCTGCCAGCCCGCCGGCTGCCCCGCGCCCGTGAGAATCGATGGCGCCTGCTGCCCGGTCTGCCTGAGGGAACCCCCCGGAGCGCAGCCGTAG
- the PXDN gene encoding peroxidasin homolog isoform X2, with amino-acid sequence MAVRPARPCLLALLLCGVLAAEAQRPGAGCPSRCLCFRSTVRCMHLLLEAVPAVAPQTSILDLRFNRIREIPPGAFRRLRNLNTLLLNNNQIKSIPAGAFEDLENLKYLYLHFNQIETLDPESFQHLPKLERLFLHNNRIAHLVPGTFNHLESMKRLRLDSNALHCDCEILWLADLLKAYARSGNAQAAATCEYPRRIQGRSVATITPEELDCERPRITSEPQDADVTLGNTVFFTCRAEGNPKPEIIWLRNNNELSMKADSRLNLLDDGTLMIQNTRETDQGVYQCMAKNAAGEAKTQEVTLRYFGSPARPTFVIQPQNTEVLVGESVTLECSATGHPLPRIAWTRGDRSPLPSDPRVSITPSGGLYIQNAAQEDSGEYTCFASNSLDSIHATAFIIVQALPQFTVTPQDRAVIEGQTVDFQCEAKGYPQPVIAWTKGGSQLSVDRRHLVLSSGTLRISAVALHDQGQYECQAVNIIGSQRVVAQLTVQPRVTPVFSSVPSDQTAEVGSNVQLPCSSQGEPEPTITWNKDGVQVTESGKFHISPEGFLTIHDVGSADAGRYECVARNTIGQASVSMVLSVSVPDVSRNGDPFVATSIVEAIATVDRAINSTRTHLFDSRPRSPNDLLALFRYPRDPYTVEQARAGEIFERTLQLIQEHVQGGLMVDLNGTSYHYNDLVSPQYLSLIANLSGCTAHRRVNNCSDMCFHQKYRTHDGTCNNLQHPMWGASLTAFERLLKSVYENGFNTPRGVTPGRLYHGHALPMPRLVSTTLIGTEAITPDAQFTHMLMQWGQFLDHDLDSTVVALSQARFSDGQHCSSACSNDPPCFSLAIPPNDPRVRNGARCMFFVRSSPVCGSGMTSLLMNSVYPREQINQLTSYIDASNVYGSSEHEARAVRDLASQRGLLRQGIVQRSGKPLLPFAAGPPTECMRDESESPIPCFLAGDHRANEQLGLTSMHTLWFREHNRVAAELLALNPHWDGDTLYHEARKIVGAQMQHITYQHWLPKVLGEVGMKMLGEYRGYDPGVNAGIFNAFATAAFRFGHTLVNPLLYRLDEAFRPIAQGHLPLHKAFFSPFRVVNEGGIDPLLRGLFGVAGKMRVPSQLLNTELTERLFSMAHTVALDLAAINIQRGRDHGIPPYHDFRVYCNLSAAHAFEDLKNEIQDPAVREKLRRLYGSPLNIDLFPALMVEDLVPGSRLGPTLMCLLSTQFQRLRDGDRLWYENPGVFSPAQLTQIKQTSLARILCDNSDNITRVQRDVFRVAEYPHGYSSCDDIPRVDLRVWQDCCEDCRTRGQFSAFSYHFRGRRSLDFSYREGEPPMEAGKTPSVGKPGQRPRNATAASPEHPQALGPSDFRDLVLEMQQTITDLRTQIKKLESRLSTAECTDVDGEPHADGARWKRDVCTVCECRDGQITCFVEACQPAGCPAPVRIDGACCPVCLREPPGAQP; translated from the exons GGACCTTCGCTTCAACCGAATCCGAGAGATCCCGCCCGGAGCCTTCAGGAGGCTGAGAAACCTGAACACCTT GCTCCTCAACAACAATCAGATCAAGAGCATCCCGGCCGGCGCCTTCGAGGACCTGGAGAACCTGAAGTATCT ATACCTGCACTTCAACCAGATAGAAACCCTGGACCCCGAGTCCTTTCAGCACCTGCCCAAGCTGGAGAGGCT GTTTTTACACAACAACCGGATTGCGCATTTGGTCCCGGGGACATTTAACCACTTGGAATCCATGAAAAGACT GCGGCTGGACTCGAACGCGCTGCACTGCGACTGTGAGATCCTGTGGCTGGCGGACCTGCTGAAGGCCTACGCCCGGTCGGGGAACGCGCAGGCAGCGGCCACCTGCGAGTACCCCAGGCGCATCCAGGGCCGGTCGGTGGCCACCATCACCCCCGAAGAGCTGGACTGTG AAAGGCCCCGGATCACGTCGGAGCCCCAGGACGCGGACGTCACCTTGGGGAACACCGTGTTCTTCACCTGCAGGGCCGAGGGCAACCCCAAGCCCGAGATCATCTGGCTGCGGAACAA CAACGAGCTGAGCATGAAGGCGGATTCCCGCCTGAACCTGCTGGACGACGGGACGCTGATGATCCAGAACACGCGGGAGACGGACCAGGGCGTGTACCAGTGCATGGCCAAGAACGCGGCCGGCGAGGCCAAGACGCAGGAGGTGACCCTCAGGTACTTTGGGTCTCCAG CTCGACCCACTTTTGTAATCCAGCCGCAGAACACGGAGGTGCTGGTCGGGGAGAGCGTCACGCTGGAGTGCAGCGCCACGGGCCACCCGCTGCCCAGGATCGCCTGGACCCGCGGGGACCGCTCGCCCCTGCCCAGCGACCCCCGCGTGAGCATCACGCCCTCGGGCGGCCTCTACATCCAGAACGCGGCGCAGGAGGACAGCGGGGAGTACACCTGCTTCGCGTCCAACAGCCTGGACAGCATCCACGCCACGGCCTTCATCATCGTCCAGG CTCTCCCTCAGTTCACCGTGACCCCGCAGGACAGAGCTGTGATCGAGGGTCAGACCGTGGATTTCCAGTGCGAGGCCAAGGGATACCCGCAGCCCGTCATCGCCTGGACGAAAGGAG GGAGCCAGCTGTCTGTGGACCGGCGGCACCTGGTGCTGTCGTCGGGGACGCTCCGCATCTCGGCCGTCGCCCTCCACGACCAGGGCCAGTACGAGTGCCAGGCCGTCAACATCATCGGCTCCCAGAGGGTCGTGGCCCAGCTGACCGTGCAGCCCCGAG TCACCCCGGTGTTCAGCAGCGTCCCCAGCGACCAGACGGCGGAGGTGGGCTCCAACGTGCAGCTGCCGTGCAGCTCGCAGGGTGAGCCCGAGCCCACCATCACCTGGAACAAG GATGGGGTCCAGGTGACAGAAAGCGGCAAGTTTCACATCAGCCCTGAGGGGTTCCTGACCATCCACGACGTGGGGTCCGCGGACGCCGGCCGCTACGAGTGTGTGGCGCGGAACACCATCGGGCAGGCCTCGGTCAGCATGGTGCTCAGCGTGAGCG TGCCTGACGTCAGCCGAAACGGGGACCCGTTCGTGGCCACATCCATCGTGGAGGCGATCGCAACGGTCGACAGGGCCATAAACTCCACGCGGACACACCTGTTTGACAG CCGCCCACGCTCCCCTAACGACCTGCTCGCCCTGTTCCGCTACCCGAGGGACCCCTACACCGTGGAGCAGGCGCGCGCCGGCGAGATATTCGAGCGGACGCTGCAGCTGATCCAGGAGCACGTGCAGGGCGGCCTCATGGTCGACCTCAACGGAACCA GCTACCACTACAACGACCTGGTGTCCCCGCAGTACCTGAGCCTCATCGCCAACCTGTCGGGCTGCACGGCGCACCGACGCGTGAACAACTGCTCGGACATGTGCTTCCACCAGAAGTACCGCACGCACGACGGCACCTGCAACAACCTGCAGCACCCGATGTGGGGCGCCTCGCTGACGGCCTTCGAGCGCCTGCTCAAGTCCGTGTACGAGAACGGCTTCAACACGCCGCGCGGCGTGACGCCGGGGCGGCTCTACCACGGGCACGCGCTCCCCATGCCGCGCCTGGTGTCCACCACGCTCATCGGCACGGAGGCCATCACGCCGGACGCGCAGTTCACGCACATGCTCATGCAGTGGGGCCAGTTCCTGGACCACGACCTGGACTCCACGGTGGTGGCGCTGAGCCAGGCGCGCTTCTCGGACGGGCAGCACTGCAGCTCCGCCTGCAGCAACGACCCGCCCTGCTTCTCGCTCGCCATCCCGCCCAACGACCCGCGCGTGCGCAACGGCGCGCGCTGCATGTTCTTCGTGCGCTCCAGCCCCGTGTGCGGCAGCGGCATGACCTCGCTGCTCATGAACTCCGTGTACCCGCGCGAGCAGATCAACCAGCTCACCTCCTACATCGACGCCTCCAACGTCTACGGGAGCTCGGAGCACGAGGCGCGCGCCGTGCGCGACCTGGCCAGCCAGCGCGGGCTGCTGCGCCAGGGCATCGTGCAGCGCTCGGGGAAGCCGCTGCTGCCCTTCGCCGCGGGGCCGCCCACCGAGTGCATGCGGGACGAGAGCGAGAGCCCCATCCCCTGCTTCCTGGCCGGCGACCACCGCGCCAACGAGCAGCTGGGCCTCACCAGCATGCACACGCTCTGGTTCCGCGAGCACAACCGCGTGGCCGCCGAGCTGCTGGCGCTGAACCCGCACTGGGACGGCGACACGCTGTACCACGAGGCCCGCAAGATCGTGGGCGCGCAGATGCAGCACATCACCTACCAGCACTGGCTGCCCAAGGTGCTGGGCGAGGTGGGCATGAAGATGCTGGGCGAGTACCGCGGCTACGACCCCGGCGTCAACGCGGGCATCTTCAACGCCTTCGCCACGGCCGCCTTCCGCTTCGGCCACACGCTGGTCAACCCGCTGCTCTACCGGCTGGACGAGGCCTTCCGGCCCATCGCGCAGGGCCACCTGCCCCTGCACAAGGCCTTTTTCTCGCCCTTCCGCGTCGTCAACGAGGGCGGCATCGACCCGCTGCTGCGCGGCCTGTTCGGCGTGGCGGGCAAGATGCGGGTGCCCTCGCAGCTGCTGAACACGGAGCTCACCGAGCGCCTCTTCTCCATGGCGCACACGGTGGCGCTGGACCTGGCGGCCATCAACATCCAGCGCGGCCGCGACCACGGCATCCCGCCCTACCACGACTTCCGCGTCTACTGCAACCTGTCGGCCGCGCACGCCTTCGAGGACCTCAAGAACGAGATCCAGGACCCCGCCGTCCGCGAGAAGCTGCGCCG GTTGTACGGGTCCCCCCTCAACATCGACCTGTTCCCGGCCCTCATGGTGGAGGACCTGGTGCCCGGCAGCCGCCTGGGGCCCACGCTCATGTGCCTGCTCAGCACGCAGTTCCAGCGCCTGCGGGACGGGGACAG GCTGTGGTACGAGAACCCTGGGGTGTTCTCGCCGGCCCAGCTGACGCAGATCAAGCAGACGTCGCTGGCCAGGATCCTGTGCGACAACTCCGACAACATCACGCGTGTGCAGAGGGACGTGTTCCGGGTGGCGGAGTACCCCCACGGCTACAGCAGCTGCGACGACATCCCCAGGGTGGACCTGCGGGTCTGGCAGGACTGCTGTGAAG actGCAGGACCCGGGGCCAGTTCAGCGCCTTCTCCTACCATTTCCGAGGCCGGCGGTCCCTTGACTTCAGTTACCGGGAGGGCGAGCCCCCCATGGAAGCAGGGAAGACACCGAG CGTCGGGAAGCCCGGCCAGCGCCCCAGGAACGCCACGGCCGCCTCCCCGGAgcacccccaggccctggggcccagCGACTTCCGGGACTTGGTGCTGGAGATGCAGCAGACCATCACGGACCTCCGGACACAG ataaagaaactgGAGTCTCGGCTCAGCACGGCCGAGTGCACCGACGTGGATGGCGAGCCCCACGCGGATGGCGCTCGGTGGAAGCGAGACGTGTGCACCGTCTGTGAATGCCGC GACGGGCAGATCACCTGCTTCGTGGAAGCCTGCCAGCCCGCCGGCTGCCCCGCGCCCGTGAGAATCGATGGCGCCTGCTGCCCGGTCTGCCTGAGGGAACCCCCCGGAGCGCAGCCGTAG